In Risungbinella massiliensis, a single window of DNA contains:
- a CDS encoding TcpE family conjugal transfer membrane protein: protein MGPQRIFTYDAVWGLKRMFYHIERFKLPVPIKVTELLIFVIFEVMFIIDMANANVFGFLPPIIRFLFIPLGASFILSRLDIEGRPPYRIIQSIIIHYFDHKHWSRGLPIQEEEKEETHKMTRLVGGIRDYATSSYRDS, encoded by the coding sequence ATGGGACCACAACGGATTTTCACATATGATGCAGTTTGGGGCTTAAAGCGGATGTTTTATCACATTGAGCGCTTTAAGCTTCCTGTTCCGATCAAAGTGACGGAATTACTGATCTTCGTAATTTTTGAAGTTATGTTTATCATTGATATGGCAAATGCTAATGTTTTTGGATTTTTGCCACCAATTATTAGATTTCTGTTCATACCCTTAGGTGCTTCTTTTATTCTTTCTAGGTTAGATATAGAAGGAAGACCACCATATCGGATTATCCAAAGTATTATCATTCATTACTTCGACCATAAACATTGGTCGCGTGGTTTGCCGATACAAGAAGAAGAAAAGGAAGAGACCCACAAAATGACCAGATTGGTAGGAGGTATCCGAGATTATGCTACATCTTCCTACAGAGATTCATAA
- a CDS encoding TcpD family membrane protein: MNVFLAAPTFIKEGGDWILDQITTIVIVVLVLLAIKAWINKEYMTVFTSIIIGGIIMVFAMAEDTTVQNMGNLLLDIFGLKDDIN; the protein is encoded by the coding sequence ATGAACGTATTTCTGGCAGCACCTACATTTATTAAAGAAGGTGGAGATTGGATTCTCGATCAGATCACCACGATTGTTATCGTTGTTTTGGTACTATTGGCAATTAAAGCTTGGATCAACAAAGAATACATGACAGTTTTCACTTCTATTATCATTGGTGGAATTATTATGGTATTTGCAATGGCAGAAGACACCACAGTTCAAAACATGGGGAATCTCCTCTTGGATATCTTTGGCTTGAAAGATGATATTAACTAG
- a CDS encoding conjugal transfer protein: MQSIVRIVLYVVLAVFLVRNTLDIITDLSTTSTEAQEQEEQKKSTEVPDAAKNVAKLFVEKWLNYQKGQNNFESEQSRIISAFMTQDGQKSLSNNGLTFEESAQQPNANKNIPNDPSKAGLGVQDVEVWDAKYVTTTTTPQKEALITVRATLKDGRLLYLSVPVTEVNVINGNPTWLVSDPPALLPAQETIKPEREQVQISDEEVDKIKQKYELFLKAYIRGEPTTMYTENGTQIGLNNGQKLMDLVNSDSITFTDHKVLFNNADSNPVIMSANVKFKDVYGYIYTFSYRVTFVLKDGNYLVQSIQN; the protein is encoded by the coding sequence ATGCAGTCGATTGTACGCATTGTACTGTATGTAGTGCTAGCCGTCTTCCTCGTGCGAAATACACTCGATATCATAACAGACTTATCTACTACATCAACTGAAGCACAAGAGCAAGAGGAGCAAAAAAAGAGCACGGAAGTACCAGATGCGGCAAAAAATGTAGCCAAGTTGTTTGTTGAGAAGTGGTTGAATTACCAAAAGGGACAAAACAACTTTGAGTCAGAGCAATCTAGAATAATAAGTGCGTTTATGACTCAAGATGGCCAAAAGTCTTTAAGCAATAATGGCCTTACATTTGAAGAATCAGCCCAACAACCAAACGCAAATAAAAACATTCCAAATGACCCTAGTAAAGCGGGCCTAGGTGTTCAGGATGTAGAGGTGTGGGATGCCAAGTATGTGACTACGACTACCACTCCTCAAAAAGAGGCATTGATCACCGTTCGAGCCACTTTAAAGGACGGGCGTCTCTTGTATTTATCGGTACCAGTTACCGAGGTGAATGTTATCAATGGGAATCCAACTTGGTTAGTGTCTGATCCCCCAGCTTTATTGCCGGCACAGGAAACGATTAAACCTGAAAGAGAACAGGTACAAATCAGTGATGAGGAAGTAGACAAAATCAAGCAAAAGTATGAACTGTTTTTAAAGGCCTATATACGTGGTGAACCTACCACTATGTATACCGAGAATGGAACTCAAATAGGTCTGAATAATGGTCAGAAATTAATGGATTTAGTAAATAGTGACTCGATTACGTTTACTGATCATAAAGTTTTATTCAACAACGCTGATTCAAACCCGGTTATTATGTCTGCTAATGTTAAATTTAAAGATGTTTATGGTTACATTTATACATTTTCGTATCGAGTTACCTTTGTTTTAAAAGATGGGAACTACCTTGTCCAATCCATTCAAAATTAG
- a CDS encoding DUF1934 domain-containing protein: protein MQKIKITYHIRIETEGEIEQKEMNLEGYFLSGEQEWMVRYVEEDGSQTNWIFRQDQVTLLRKGEVPYQQTFSLEKSEPFWLHTTAGKMAFETVTQHYHLQVDKSGIEVELQYTLYTANTPLSHYQLTLLGKVC, encoded by the coding sequence ATGCAAAAGATCAAGATAACATATCACATACGTATTGAAACAGAAGGGGAGATCGAACAAAAGGAAATGAATCTAGAAGGGTATTTTCTAAGTGGAGAACAAGAATGGATGGTTCGTTATGTAGAGGAAGATGGGAGCCAAACCAATTGGATCTTTAGACAGGATCAAGTAACTCTTTTGCGCAAGGGAGAAGTACCATATCAGCAAACCTTCTCTCTTGAAAAGTCAGAACCTTTTTGGTTACATACAACTGCTGGCAAAATGGCTTTCGAAACGGTGACGCAGCACTATCATCTGCAGGTAGATAAGTCAGGAATAGAAGTTGAACTGCAATATACACTGTATACAGCAAATACTCCCCTTTCTCACTATCAACTTACCTTATTAGGGAAAGTTTGTTAG
- the speB gene encoding agmatinase, with product MRFDEKYAGNVFIGASDDWEKSSIVLYGMPMDWTVSFRPGSRFGPARIRESSLVHEEYSHYQERDLSEVDYFDAGDIPLAFGNPEKSLHQIQDFVGKVLDAGKLPLGMGGEHLVTWPVVQEVYRHYPDLAVIHLDAHADLRTDYEGEPYSHATPLHKISELIGGENLFQYGIRSMTREEVEYTKQAGIHFHPFDVLEPLKADLPKLAGRPVYVTIDIDVLDPAYAPGTGTPEPGGISTRELLAAIHAISDANLTVVGADLVEVAPIYDHSEKTPILAAKLIREMILGFHKG from the coding sequence TTGCGATTCGATGAGAAATATGCAGGAAATGTTTTTATCGGGGCAAGCGATGATTGGGAAAAATCATCTATTGTTTTGTATGGAATGCCAATGGATTGGACTGTAAGCTTCCGCCCAGGGTCACGTTTTGGGCCGGCTCGTATACGAGAATCATCATTAGTGCACGAAGAATATAGTCATTATCAAGAGCGGGATTTGAGTGAAGTAGACTATTTTGACGCTGGGGATATTCCTCTCGCTTTTGGAAACCCAGAAAAGAGTTTGCATCAAATACAGGATTTTGTAGGAAAAGTGTTAGATGCAGGCAAATTACCTCTTGGTATGGGGGGAGAGCATCTTGTAACATGGCCTGTCGTACAAGAGGTGTATCGTCACTACCCTGATCTGGCTGTAATTCATTTGGATGCTCATGCCGACTTGCGTACAGATTATGAAGGGGAACCCTACTCGCATGCGACTCCGCTACATAAAATTTCGGAATTAATCGGAGGAGAGAATCTCTTTCAATATGGAATTCGCTCGATGACCCGAGAAGAAGTGGAATACACCAAGCAGGCGGGAATTCATTTTCATCCTTTTGATGTATTAGAACCTCTAAAAGCCGATTTACCAAAATTAGCAGGACGTCCTGTCTATGTGACGATTGATATAGATGTTCTAGATCCTGCTTATGCACCAGGAACGGGCACTCCAGAACCAGGTGGAATAAGTACGAGAGAACTACTGGCTGCCATTCATGCCATTTCAGACGCAAATCTTACGGTAGTGGGAGCTGACTTAGTAGAAGTAGCCCCAATCTATGATCACTCAGAAAAAACGCCTATCTTAGCTGCAAAGCTAATTCGGGAAATGATCTTAGGATTTCATAAGGGCTAA
- the speE gene encoding polyamine aminopropyltransferase, translating into MDLWYTEKQTPNHGITTKIKRTIHHEETEFQKLDVIETEQFGKMLVLDGMVMTTDKDEFVYHEMITHVAMNTHPNPKEVLVVGGGDGGAIREILRYSSVERAVLAEIDGKVIDASKAYFPKIASGLGEARVDIQVTDGIRHIEENPGRYDVILVDSTEPVGPAVGLFQKNFYEGIHKALKEDGIMVAQTESPWFNADLIRQVYQDISTTFPITRLYTASIPTYPSGLWSFTIGSKKYDPLKVRESELQEFDTKYYHPKMQKALFQLPVFVEELLEKRKEEK; encoded by the coding sequence ATGGATTTATGGTACACAGAAAAACAGACACCCAATCATGGTATTACAACGAAGATTAAGAGAACGATTCATCATGAGGAGACCGAATTTCAAAAGTTAGATGTTATTGAGACGGAACAATTCGGTAAGATGCTCGTCTTAGATGGAATGGTTATGACCACAGATAAAGACGAGTTTGTTTATCATGAGATGATTACACATGTTGCGATGAACACTCATCCTAATCCAAAAGAAGTGTTGGTCGTGGGGGGAGGAGATGGAGGAGCTATTCGAGAAATCCTTCGTTATTCTTCTGTTGAACGAGCCGTGTTAGCTGAGATCGATGGGAAGGTGATCGATGCATCCAAAGCATATTTTCCTAAGATTGCAAGTGGTTTAGGGGAAGCGCGGGTAGATATTCAAGTAACAGATGGAATTCGCCATATCGAAGAAAATCCTGGGCGATATGATGTGATTTTAGTAGATTCGACAGAGCCTGTTGGACCAGCAGTAGGATTGTTTCAAAAGAATTTTTATGAAGGAATCCATAAAGCGCTTAAAGAGGACGGTATTATGGTAGCGCAGACAGAGTCTCCTTGGTTTAATGCGGATCTAATCCGACAAGTGTATCAAGATATTTCGACAACGTTCCCAATTACAAGACTTTATACCGCTAGCATTCCAACTTATCCAAGTGGTCTGTGGAGTTTTACTATCGGATCTAAAAAGTACGATCCTCTTAAAGTAAGAGAGTCCGAACTACAGGAATTTGATACAAAATACTACCATCCAAAAATGCAGAAGGCTCTCTTCCAACTACCGGTTTTTGTAGAGGAATTACTGGAAAAACGGAAGGAAGAGAAGTAA
- a CDS encoding transglycosylase domain-containing protein: MSHWNTTDREQQLQDMFLWRLASRSYRFLCFLGKGLMVAIILLGLFYLYLQSRPLPPPDVLTSTSIYDDQGKILNQTDPMENREYVKLDQIPTYLKEATIAAEDKSFYHHYGFSLRGIARAIFVNIREGSIRQGASTITQQLARNLYLTHDRTWLRKAKEALYTLQLEIHYTKDEILEMYLNKIYYGNGAYGVQRAAQVYFQKDVSKLSLAQSSFLAGIPRGPVYYSPYEHYERTKTRQRHILDLMAKNGLISQTEAQEAKRTELVITQPEKMNQLQANYFRDYVVQAAIKQYGLEESLVLHGGLKIYTTLNQNLQQNAENAVRHYLSRHQKLEGSLLSVDPKTGHIKAMVGGKDYDTSQFNRVFAKRQPGSAFKPILYLSALENGFTPLTKIMSKPTIFQYEGKTYQPANYGNQYPNRAITLREAIAKSDNIYAVTTQFQIGAENTQLMAKRLGMKSQLKATPSLALGSYSVTPFEMVQAYSTIASGGIYRPILGITKIVDRDGTVLVDTNQESKQVIRPAHAFVLTKLLESVFDSGGTAHRVQQMIHRPIAGKTGSTDWDGWLVGYTPDLVTSVWVGYDQGRKISNWEGKLSQYIWGHYMRDATKRNPSSDFTPPEDVTGVYVDEASGFLTSKDTPNARFEYFVRGTEPQIAIPENKPIQGPSWWDKIRSWFD; this comes from the coding sequence ATGTCCCATTGGAATACAACTGATCGCGAACAACAATTGCAAGATATGTTTCTTTGGCGACTCGCAAGTAGAAGCTACCGTTTCCTATGCTTTCTAGGAAAAGGTTTGATGGTGGCGATCATCCTACTTGGGCTTTTTTATCTCTATCTACAATCACGCCCACTTCCGCCTCCTGATGTCCTTACTTCCACTAGTATTTACGATGATCAGGGAAAAATCCTAAATCAAACTGATCCAATGGAAAATCGTGAGTATGTGAAATTAGACCAGATACCTACATACTTAAAAGAGGCTACCATTGCGGCTGAAGACAAATCTTTTTACCATCATTACGGGTTTTCTTTACGTGGGATTGCTCGTGCCATCTTCGTCAATATAAGAGAAGGAAGTATTCGCCAAGGAGCTTCCACGATTACCCAACAATTAGCACGCAATCTATACTTAACACACGATCGAACTTGGCTACGGAAGGCAAAAGAAGCCCTATATACGTTACAATTAGAGATTCACTACACCAAAGACGAGATATTGGAGATGTATCTAAACAAAATCTACTATGGAAATGGTGCATATGGAGTTCAAAGAGCTGCCCAAGTCTATTTTCAGAAGGACGTCTCTAAGCTTAGTCTAGCTCAAAGTTCTTTCTTAGCAGGGATTCCACGAGGACCGGTCTATTACTCTCCTTACGAGCATTATGAACGTACCAAAACTAGACAACGACACATTTTAGATCTGATGGCTAAAAATGGACTAATTAGCCAAACAGAAGCACAGGAAGCCAAGCGTACTGAGTTAGTGATCACTCAGCCTGAAAAGATGAATCAACTTCAAGCCAACTATTTCCGCGACTATGTGGTTCAAGCTGCAATAAAACAGTATGGTTTAGAAGAGTCGCTCGTCTTGCATGGAGGACTTAAAATTTACACTACCCTAAACCAAAACCTCCAGCAAAACGCAGAGAACGCGGTAAGGCACTATCTTTCCAGACATCAGAAGTTAGAAGGATCTTTGCTTTCGGTAGATCCCAAAACAGGACATATTAAGGCGATGGTCGGTGGAAAAGACTATGATACTTCTCAGTTCAACCGAGTCTTTGCTAAACGTCAGCCTGGCTCTGCATTCAAACCAATTCTCTACCTTAGTGCTTTAGAAAATGGATTTACTCCTCTTACCAAAATAATGAGTAAACCAACTATTTTCCAATATGAAGGGAAGACCTATCAACCAGCCAACTACGGCAATCAATATCCAAATCGAGCTATCACCCTTCGAGAGGCGATTGCTAAGTCAGACAATATCTATGCTGTCACCACTCAGTTCCAGATTGGTGCAGAAAACACTCAGCTGATGGCTAAACGCCTTGGAATGAAAAGCCAACTGAAGGCGACCCCTTCACTAGCATTAGGTAGTTATAGCGTGACACCATTTGAGATGGTACAAGCTTATAGTACGATTGCTTCTGGTGGGATTTATCGTCCTATTTTAGGAATTACCAAGATTGTGGACCGTGATGGAACCGTTCTAGTCGATACAAATCAAGAGAGTAAGCAAGTAATTCGACCAGCTCACGCTTTTGTATTGACCAAACTTTTGGAGAGTGTGTTTGACTCAGGGGGTACTGCACATCGTGTTCAGCAGATGATCCACCGTCCAATCGCAGGCAAAACCGGTTCTACCGATTGGGATGGTTGGTTAGTAGGTTATACTCCCGATTTGGTAACCTCTGTTTGGGTTGGTTATGACCAAGGGAGAAAAATAAGCAATTGGGAAGGAAAACTCTCTCAATACATTTGGGGGCATTATATGCGGGATGCGACCAAACGAAATCCTTCCAGTGATTTTACTCCTCCAGAAGATGTAACAGGGGTATATGTCGATGAGGCAAGTGGATTCCTTACATCTAAGGACACTCCCAATGCTCGATTTGAGTACTTTGTTAGAGGGACAGAGCCGCAAATAGCGATTCCAGAAAACAAACCTATTCAAGGTCCCTCATGGTGGGACAAAATTAGAAGCTGGTTTGATTAA
- a CDS encoding YwhD family protein, whose protein sequence is MSDQKKPQFQIISGKSTTHKAYHTGTLNLSNLSSVLLSAEEAKIDLGLIHAKSRVERGIKFTADQTEVPNGEEYWVIWVAVDRQENGPYYAGLAACSMKIDKESKKGWKNLAFHVNRMDDALKRRIKVTELPDHSKEVLAKFLQEHNPEMWENSTIELKESLLSKK, encoded by the coding sequence ATGTCCGATCAAAAAAAACCACAGTTTCAAATTATTTCTGGAAAGTCAACAACTCACAAAGCGTACCATACTGGTACATTGAATTTGAGTAATCTTTCTTCTGTATTGTTGAGTGCAGAAGAAGCAAAGATTGATTTAGGTTTAATCCATGCAAAAAGTCGTGTAGAACGTGGGATCAAATTTACGGCAGACCAAACTGAGGTTCCTAATGGTGAAGAATACTGGGTGATTTGGGTAGCGGTGGATCGTCAAGAGAATGGGCCCTATTATGCTGGATTAGCAGCTTGCTCGATGAAAATCGACAAAGAGTCCAAAAAAGGTTGGAAAAACCTTGCTTTTCATGTGAATCGAATGGATGATGCACTAAAACGTCGAATCAAAGTAACGGAATTACCAGATCATTCGAAAGAGGTATTAGCGAAGTTTTTACAAGAACATAATCCGGAAATGTGGGAAAACAGCACTATAGAACTCAAAGAATCACTTTTGTCTAAAAAGTGA
- a CDS encoding ATP-binding protein, producing MIDNLNAYETHFLYDQVETFQKGSPGIYWTILLLTCVALGVLFRLLPEWASRFPMYTYFGLLLSLVCFIDGFTLLFPVIILYVSLLGACYLYLEREDHYIMLGIALGAYLVLEICSAWHTLLLLELLFNGALLVMVSWGMRQAQRAFTEVNKAKEKNKYLVTIMRESRKKIEEYNGEIEETYRRDYLTGLYNLSSFKEQVSRSIARCGKNQNYHVISIDLTDFKQVNMREGIEFGDLILVKLASLLKKTLPSYAHLARYDGDQFAIGFVGDCSILRRCLEIIEKVMGEIRTERTIINHNLGSASYPQEAENADELIRLAEQRLSIEQRRLRHHEEEKRRHLEKLSAVGQLAAGLAHEIRNPLTSIRGFVQISAAESEAVKRWESIILPEIDRINDLLKQFLNLSESRPAKFTVFNLDQLMNDVISLLHPKAILMGKELRFYPPAKPLTIEADAEQLKQVLINLVQNGMDSLGEKGFVDLRWKAQNDRIFIRVQDNGYGIKPENVTRIFEPFFTTKDEGTGMGLSICNRIITDHGGQIQVSSLPGRGTTFTIQLPVRQSMTMEDKVEEEKPVPRMIKQKQPTYLFRSTSKKSTPPFFASGN from the coding sequence ATGATCGATAACCTAAATGCGTATGAAACCCATTTTCTATATGATCAAGTGGAAACGTTTCAAAAGGGGAGTCCAGGAATCTACTGGACAATCCTTTTGTTAACCTGTGTTGCGCTTGGAGTCTTATTCCGTTTGCTACCCGAATGGGCCTCTCGGTTTCCAATGTATACTTATTTTGGATTACTACTTTCTCTAGTCTGTTTTATCGATGGTTTTACCCTATTATTTCCGGTCATAATCTTGTATGTCTCTTTATTAGGTGCATGCTATCTCTATTTAGAGAGAGAAGATCACTATATCATGCTAGGTATTGCGCTTGGAGCTTATCTCGTTCTCGAAATTTGTTCTGCTTGGCATACACTACTTTTACTTGAACTTCTATTTAATGGTGCTTTGCTGGTGATGGTATCTTGGGGAATGAGGCAAGCACAAAGAGCTTTTACAGAAGTAAACAAGGCGAAAGAAAAAAACAAATACCTAGTTACGATAATGAGGGAATCACGGAAAAAAATAGAGGAGTACAATGGGGAGATCGAAGAGACATACCGGCGTGACTATTTAACAGGGTTGTATAACTTGAGTTCCTTTAAAGAACAGGTAAGTCGTAGTATTGCTCGTTGCGGTAAGAACCAAAATTATCACGTAATCAGTATCGATTTAACCGATTTTAAACAGGTAAATATGCGAGAAGGAATCGAATTTGGCGATCTAATCTTGGTGAAACTAGCCAGTTTGCTCAAAAAGACACTCCCATCATATGCTCATCTTGCACGTTATGATGGAGATCAATTTGCTATAGGATTCGTAGGGGATTGTTCCATCCTTCGTAGATGTCTGGAGATCATTGAGAAGGTAATGGGAGAAATCCGGACTGAACGTACTATTATCAATCATAATCTAGGCTCTGCCTCCTATCCACAAGAAGCAGAAAATGCGGACGAGTTGATACGATTAGCAGAACAGCGGCTCTCCATTGAACAACGTAGACTACGTCATCATGAAGAAGAGAAGCGAAGACATTTAGAAAAATTATCTGCAGTAGGCCAACTAGCTGCTGGTTTAGCACATGAGATCCGGAATCCGCTTACATCGATCCGGGGATTCGTACAAATATCTGCTGCGGAATCGGAAGCGGTAAAACGTTGGGAATCCATTATTTTACCAGAAATCGACCGTATTAACGATTTGCTAAAGCAATTCCTTAATTTGAGTGAATCTAGACCAGCAAAGTTTACTGTGTTCAACTTAGATCAACTAATGAACGATGTGATAAGTCTTTTACACCCAAAAGCGATTTTAATGGGCAAAGAACTGCGATTTTATCCACCAGCAAAGCCGCTTACTATAGAAGCAGATGCGGAACAGTTAAAACAAGTCCTAATCAATCTAGTTCAGAATGGAATGGATTCGTTAGGAGAAAAAGGCTTTGTTGATTTGCGTTGGAAAGCCCAAAATGATCGGATCTTCATTCGAGTACAAGATAATGGATATGGTATTAAACCAGAGAATGTGACAAGGATTTTTGAGCCTTTCTTTACAACCAAAGATGAGGGAACCGGAATGGGGCTCTCCATTTGTAACCGGATTATTACCGATCATGGTGGTCAAATTCAAGTGAGTAGTTTGCCTGGAAGAGGTACTACTTTTACAATCCAACTACCTGTTCGTCAGTCCATGACTATGGAGGATAAAGTAGAAGAAGAAAAACCGGTGCCAAGAATGATTAAACAAAAGCAACCAACTTACCTATTCCGTTCCACTTCGAAAAAATCGACTCCACCTTTTTTTGCGTCAGGTAATTAA
- the yycF gene encoding response regulator YycF, with amino-acid sequence MSARILVVEDEKPIADIIQFNLEREGYQVECVHNGDEAIQLALSNPPDLMLLDLMLPGADGIEVCRRIRQKYSLPIIMLTAKDSELDKVLGLEIGADDYVTKPFSNRELLARIKANLRRIQSQKEVDTSTSSSQLLQIGDLSIDANSFIVKKRNKPVDLTHREFELLLYLSQHVQQVLTREHLLQSVWGYDYFGDVRTVDVTIRRLREKVEDDPGAPQYIITRRGIGYTMRDPKA; translated from the coding sequence ATGAGTGCCAGAATATTAGTTGTTGAGGATGAAAAACCCATTGCTGATATTATCCAATTCAATCTAGAAAGAGAAGGGTATCAGGTAGAGTGTGTGCATAATGGAGATGAAGCGATTCAATTAGCACTCTCCAATCCACCAGACCTTATGTTACTCGACTTGATGCTACCAGGAGCAGATGGTATTGAGGTTTGTCGTCGTATTCGTCAAAAGTATTCACTCCCTATTATTATGTTAACTGCCAAAGATTCCGAATTAGACAAAGTTTTAGGTCTTGAGATCGGGGCAGATGACTATGTGACCAAACCATTTAGTAATCGGGAACTACTTGCTCGGATCAAAGCGAATCTTCGCCGGATTCAAAGTCAAAAAGAGGTAGACACATCCACTTCCTCAAGTCAATTGCTCCAGATAGGGGATTTATCCATTGATGCTAACAGCTTTATTGTCAAAAAACGGAACAAACCAGTAGATCTCACTCACCGAGAATTTGAGCTATTGCTATATCTCTCCCAACATGTTCAGCAAGTTCTCACTCGTGAGCATCTCTTACAGTCTGTTTGGGGCTATGATTATTTTGGAGATGTACGTACGGTCGATGTTACCATTCGCCGGCTACGCGAAAAAGTAGAGGATGATCCAGGAGCACCGCAATATATCATTACGCGTCGAGGGATTGGTTATACGATGCGTGATCCAAAAGCATAA
- a CDS encoding ATP-binding protein yields MMNWETTWNKWLKRDWKEFFRGLQWKLVVIFSLMIIIAVQVIGVNFFYSLNKFFVDDLQRELTLQADLLKNNQGIQETLQEQIPLADKQTKLNTALKQLIILKTREKGTDFSAEVQILDHSRYVLASSKTDQNIGKINLRAQQEEMGTLTRRDLSDETDYQVLLMPIYASDNESEAIGFIYIEASLEPIYYKIREIIRILVKSTAYAMAVTGLLVILLTRTITTPVQEITSQATAMAEGDFDRRVSVKSEDEIGKLAKAFNHLASHLREALSEKEEEKKKLETVLANMTDGVIATDPEGKVIVKNRWAEKLLSREIQLGERVDEILELSQPIQYPIVETSQQLLEIRGETQDEWTVLQATFSPIKRGTEESVGLIAVLSDVTEQEKLDQQRKDFVANVSHELRTPLTTIKSYLEALDDGAMEEPELAKRFLKVTQQEADRMTRLIQDLLQLSRLDAKRVSLQRTIVSIRDVLEDVVDRFAFQSKQKEISLTLQIQNLLPSVFADRDKVDQVLDNVISNAVKFTPEGGKISVTAKRRKDGLVEIAIEDTGIGIPKSDLGRIFERFYRVDKARSRDMGGTGLGLAIAQEIVHLHGGEIWIESQYQEGTQVYFTLPTSYRR; encoded by the coding sequence ATGATGAATTGGGAAACCACTTGGAATAAATGGCTCAAACGAGACTGGAAAGAGTTTTTCCGTGGACTTCAATGGAAGCTAGTTGTGATCTTTTCTTTGATGATTATCATCGCCGTCCAAGTGATCGGGGTAAACTTTTTTTATTCTCTCAATAAGTTTTTTGTAGATGATCTTCAGCGCGAATTAACACTGCAAGCAGACCTTCTCAAAAATAATCAAGGGATCCAAGAAACCTTACAAGAACAGATCCCTTTAGCCGATAAACAGACGAAACTAAACACAGCTCTAAAACAGTTAATTATTTTAAAAACACGAGAGAAAGGTACCGATTTTTCAGCTGAAGTTCAAATTCTAGACCACTCTCGTTATGTACTCGCCTCTTCCAAAACGGACCAAAATATCGGAAAGATCAATTTGCGAGCACAGCAAGAGGAGATGGGCACTCTTACACGAAGAGATCTTTCCGATGAAACCGATTACCAAGTACTTTTGATGCCTATCTATGCGAGCGATAATGAATCCGAAGCGATTGGATTTATCTACATCGAGGCTTCCCTTGAACCTATCTATTATAAGATTAGAGAAATCATTAGGATCTTGGTGAAATCGACTGCATACGCGATGGCCGTTACAGGCCTCCTAGTTATTTTATTAACCCGAACGATCACTACACCTGTTCAAGAGATTACTTCGCAAGCAACAGCGATGGCGGAAGGAGATTTTGATCGTAGAGTTAGTGTGAAAAGCGAGGATGAGATCGGGAAGCTAGCAAAGGCTTTTAACCATCTAGCCTCGCACCTTCGTGAAGCACTGTCAGAAAAAGAAGAGGAAAAGAAGAAATTAGAGACGGTACTTGCCAATATGACAGACGGGGTAATCGCTACGGACCCTGAAGGCAAAGTAATTGTAAAAAACCGTTGGGCAGAAAAATTATTGTCTCGTGAGATTCAATTAGGAGAACGGGTTGATGAGATATTGGAACTCTCCCAACCTATTCAATATCCTATTGTTGAAACAAGTCAGCAATTGTTGGAAATCAGGGGCGAAACTCAAGATGAATGGACCGTCCTGCAAGCTACTTTTTCTCCGATCAAACGAGGCACAGAAGAATCGGTAGGCTTGATCGCAGTCTTAAGTGATGTTACCGAACAGGAGAAATTAGACCAACAGCGGAAGGACTTTGTCGCAAACGTCTCTCACGAGCTGCGAACTCCTCTTACTACCATCAAAAGTTACTTAGAAGCACTCGATGACGGAGCAATGGAAGAGCCAGAGCTAGCAAAGCGCTTTCTGAAGGTAACCCAACAAGAGGCGGATCGCATGACTCGATTGATTCAAGATCTATTGCAACTTTCTCGTTTAGATGCCAAGAGGGTTTCGTTACAACGAACCATTGTCTCAATTCGTGATGTACTAGAAGATGTGGTTGATCGATTTGCTTTTCAGTCCAAACAAAAAGAAATTTCCTTAACTCTCCAGATCCAAAACCTACTACCTAGTGTATTTGCTGATCGAGATAAGGTGGATCAAGTTCTGGACAATGTAATATCCAATGCAGTCAAGTTCACACCAGAAGGTGGAAAAATATCAGTAACTGCCAAGAGAAGAAAAGATGGACTCGTCGAAATTGCGATTGAAGATACAGGAATCGGAATCCCCAAAAGTGATTTAGGACGAATCTTTGAGCGTTTTTATCGGGTGGACAAGGCACGTTCTCGTGATATGGGGGGTACTGGTTTAGGTTTAGCAATTGCCCAAGAAATTGTTCATCTTCACGGCGGCGAAATTTGGATTGAAAGTCAGTATCAAGAAGGGACACAGGTTTACTTTACACTACCAACATCTTATCGGAGGTGA